The genome window AATCTGACATTGTGGGTGATTATATTGAAGAAGCTGAATGTTACCGACTACAAAGCGCTTGAAGAAATAAGGATAAATAATAAAATTTCCAGAATAAAATTATCAGGAAGCCTCGATCTTACACCTGCTGCTGTTACCAAAATAATAAAAAAACTTAACGGGCTGAATCTCATTGAAAATAACAATATCTTGAAATCTACCGGAGGAAGACCTGAAAAAAGCCTGAAAATAAATCATAAGTATAAAATGATTCTCGGGATAAACTTCGGTCCTGAATTTATAGAAACAGCACTTAGTTACCTTGACGGCGAACTTCTTTATATGAAAAGAAGAAATTTTTATATCCGCAGTCAGGAAAAAATTCTGCGTATACTATTTGAGGAGATAGACAGTGTTCTTGAAGAATACAATAAAGATGACATTCTGGGTATAGGTCTCGCCCTTCACGGCACTGTTAACAGAGAAAAGGGTGTCTCTATATTTTCTCCGCACTTTGGATGGAAAAATCTGAATATTCAGGAGTTAATAGAAAAAAAATATTCTCTGCCCGTGATTATTGATAATGATGTAAGAGCCATGGCTATAGCCGAACATGAATTCGGACGGGCACAGAATATTGATAATTTTCTGGTGATACATATAAGCAATGGAATAGGCGGCGCTATCTTTCTAAATGGTAAAACCTACGAAGGAGCCGACTTCAGCGCGGGAGAAATCGGTCATATTACTGCCGTGGAGAATTCTTCCCGAAGATGCAGCTGTGGAAAATACGGTTGCCTGGAAGCAGAAAGTTCTGATGAATCCATAAAAAACAAGGTTCTCACAGAACTGGAAAAAACACAGGAAAAAGTGGATATTTCGTTAAAAATAGAAGATATATATAAAATGGCTGCTGAGAAAAAAGAACCTTATTTGAGCGTAGTAAAAAATTCTTCTTACGAAATAGGAAAAGCTGTGGGAAATCTGCTGAATATACTTAATATAAAACTCGTTATAGTAGCAGGAAGAATTGTAAATACAGACCTTTTATTTTTCAATAATCTGAACAAAGGAATAAAGAAGAATATCCTCGACGGCCTGGAAAAA of Sebaldella sp. S0638 contains these proteins:
- a CDS encoding ROK family protein, yielding MIILKKLNVTDYKALEEIRINNKISRIKLSGSLDLTPAAVTKIIKKLNGLNLIENNNILKSTGGRPEKSLKINHKYKMILGINFGPEFIETALSYLDGELLYMKRRNFYIRSQEKILRILFEEIDSVLEEYNKDDILGIGLALHGTVNREKGVSIFSPHFGWKNLNIQELIEKKYSLPVIIDNDVRAMAIAEHEFGRAQNIDNFLVIHISNGIGGAIFLNGKTYEGADFSAGEIGHITAVENSSRRCSCGKYGCLEAESSDESIKNKVLTELEKTQEKVDISLKIEDIYKMAAEKKEPYLSVVKNSSYEIGKAVGNLLNILNIKLVIVAGRIVNTDLLFFNNLNKGIKKNILDGLEKDLHTVPAKLYDSIGIYGAFSLVTTNLFKGRKLIK